Below is a genomic region from Desulfatirhabdium butyrativorans DSM 18734.
GCGGCAAAATGCATGCATGAGCGCCCAGATGCATGGGATGTCTGCTGAAGAGGTGGATGAAAGAATCAATGATATTGAGCAATTTGCTGAAATCGGCGATTATTTCGATCAACCTATCCGAACATATTCTACGGGGATGCAGGTGCGGGTGGCCTTCAGTGTTGTAACCTGTATGCGTCCTGAAATATTGATTGTAGATGAGGCGCTGTCAGTCGGAGATGCCGCCTTTCAGAGAAAGTGCTTTCGGCGCATCGAAGATTTTCGGTCCGAAGGTACAACGTTGTTGTTTGTCAGCCACAGTACCGAAACCGTAAAAATGCTTTGTGACAATGCAATTTTACTGCGGAATGGCGAGATTGCCGCGACAGGCAATTCAAAGAATGTATGCGATGAATATGAACGCATTCTTTTTGGTGGCAAGACCGGCCAGAAAAATACATCGTTCTGTATAAGTAAACCGAATGCCATGTTCGATCAGACACTGTGTGCAGACTGCGAACTTTCCTATGGAGACGGGCGGGCTTCTATTGAACAGGTATGGCTGGCTGATGAAGAGGGAAAAACAGCCAATATCATTCCTGCATATATGGATTTTTCAGTGAATTACATTGTCAGATTCAACCAGGCTGTAGATAACCCCATTTTCGCGACGATGATAAAGACAAAAGAAGGTATCGCCATATATGGCACGGATACCGTATATCTAAATCATAAAAATACAGGGGGATATAATGCGGGTGAAAAACGGATGGTTTCCTTCAAAGTTAAAAACAATCTGGCGCCAGGCGTTTATTATTTGAATTGTGGAATCAGGGATGATAGCGGAGAACAGACAGAGTTTTTACATCGTCGGGTGGATACGTTGATTTTCAGAATCACCCCTTCACCGGAAACCACGATAGGGGTAGGGGTGGTGGAGCTA
It encodes:
- a CDS encoding ABC transporter ATP-binding protein, which gives rise to MAEWLGMGVHHELRWVLRNISFDVQPGDSVGVIGVNGAGKSTLLKIITGTTKPSTGTVEAGGRISALLELGMGFHPEFTGRQNACMSAQMHGMSAEEVDERINDIEQFAEIGDYFDQPIRTYSTGMQVRVAFSVVTCMRPEILIVDEALSVGDAAFQRKCFRRIEDFRSEGTTLLFVSHSTETVKMLCDNAILLRNGEIAATGNSKNVCDEYERILFGGKTGQKNTSFCISKPNAMFDQTLCADCELSYGDGRASIEQVWLADEEGKTANIIPAYMDFSVNYIVRFNQAVDNPIFATMIKTKEGIAIYGTDTVYLNHKNTGGYNAGEKRMVSFKVKNNLAPGVYYLNCGIRDDSGEQTEFLHRRVDTLIFRITPSPETTIGVGVVELCSSILIENCTDAATTL